A single Streptomyces sannanensis DNA region contains:
- a CDS encoding MarR family transcriptional regulator has product MGANKSERVLVEEWRDILDVHARTMCELDRELHPHGLGASDFEVLDVLAEGVAQDGGCSYRVQELAARVHLSQSALSRLIARLEKDGLVTRGMCTEDRRGVRVALTDEGRARHAEVQPLQRAVLGRMLER; this is encoded by the coding sequence ATGGGCGCGAACAAGTCCGAGCGGGTGCTCGTGGAGGAATGGCGGGACATCCTCGACGTACATGCCCGCACGATGTGCGAGCTCGACCGCGAGCTCCATCCGCACGGCCTCGGCGCCAGCGACTTCGAGGTCCTCGACGTACTCGCGGAAGGCGTGGCGCAGGACGGCGGCTGCTCGTACCGGGTCCAGGAGCTGGCTGCCCGGGTCCACCTCAGCCAGAGCGCCCTCTCCCGGCTGATCGCCCGCCTGGAGAAGGACGGCCTGGTGACACGTGGGATGTGCACGGAGGACCGCCGCGGTGTACGGGTCGCCCTCACCGACGAAGGCCGTGCACGCCACGCCGAGGTGCAGCCGCTGCAGCGGGCCGTGCTCGGCCGGATGCTGGAGCGCTGA
- a CDS encoding ADP-ribosylglycohydrolase family protein, which translates to MNRTQRAAGAVIGSAVGDALGAPFEFGPAGAFSARFPVADPGREMCGGGGWDPGEATDDTQMAVLVAESLLECGGLDLPDVFARFQRWATSEPKDIGLQTEDVLTNGMPWDLAAAVHFQVNRYAAGNGALMRASTPAVRFARDGREATMDAARRIAALTHGDRAAWEGTAIFHELVRVALEGADPLTAIPGALALVHPDHRRRYATVLAADWHPDRATEFNGAVWPCLGSAVWALRTTTSYEDAIRAAVDLGGDTDTVAAVTGGLAGAYYGLDAIPTRWADSLHVPLPGFSGRVLTLPQLLDLAHRLAV; encoded by the coding sequence GTGAATCGCACTCAGCGCGCCGCCGGCGCGGTCATCGGCTCGGCGGTGGGTGACGCGCTGGGCGCGCCCTTCGAGTTCGGTCCCGCGGGGGCGTTCTCCGCGCGGTTCCCGGTGGCCGATCCGGGGCGCGAGATGTGCGGAGGCGGTGGCTGGGACCCGGGCGAGGCCACGGACGACACGCAGATGGCGGTTCTGGTCGCCGAGTCGCTGCTGGAGTGCGGCGGGCTGGATCTGCCGGACGTGTTCGCCCGCTTCCAACGATGGGCCACGTCCGAGCCAAAGGACATCGGACTGCAGACCGAGGACGTCCTGACCAACGGCATGCCCTGGGACCTGGCCGCCGCGGTCCACTTCCAGGTCAACCGATATGCGGCGGGCAACGGCGCCTTGATGCGGGCTTCCACTCCTGCGGTCCGCTTCGCGCGCGACGGCCGAGAAGCCACCATGGACGCGGCCCGCCGCATCGCCGCCCTCACCCACGGCGACCGCGCCGCCTGGGAAGGCACCGCGATCTTCCACGAGCTGGTGCGCGTCGCGCTGGAGGGGGCCGATCCCCTCACCGCCATCCCGGGCGCACTCGCCCTCGTCCACCCCGATCACCGCAGGCGGTACGCCACTGTCCTCGCCGCCGATTGGCACCCGGACCGGGCCACCGAGTTCAACGGGGCCGTCTGGCCATGTCTGGGCTCCGCCGTCTGGGCGCTGCGTACCACCACCTCCTACGAGGACGCGATACGCGCCGCGGTCGATCTCGGCGGCGACACGGACACCGTCGCCGCGGTCACGGGCGGCCTCGCGGGCGCGTACTACGGGCTGGACGCGATCCCCACACGCTGGGCCGACTCCCTGCACGTACCGCTCCCGGGCTTCAGTGGGCGCGTCCTGACGCTGCCCCAGCTGCTCGACCTCGCACACCGGCTCGCGGTCTGA
- a CDS encoding GNAT family N-acetyltransferase translates to MDPVQVRPMCEGDLASAERASAVTFFEAERSTRRVSDPEIEPRSAVASKQWIDRMRFFLNLDPGGCWVAVRDDAGVGEVVGFAISQNRGRLWFLATYGVLPSHRRLGIGKRLMDAALAHAGGRPGIFSSSVHPGATRRYRLAGFSLHPQMRMIGTVDRSTLPMVDGLQEGRADDFEWMDRLDQDLRVAGHGPDHGYMLGTLRLVVSRDRARPGYVYLDDHGRASLLAAAHPETAQKLLWEALAVSQGRTLVNCITTPNEWAIDVGLAARLDIGQEGYIAVRGMPVPAPYLASGHLL, encoded by the coding sequence ATGGATCCTGTGCAGGTCAGGCCGATGTGCGAGGGCGATCTCGCGTCGGCGGAACGGGCCTCGGCGGTGACGTTCTTCGAGGCGGAGCGGAGTACCAGGCGAGTCAGCGATCCGGAGATCGAGCCGCGTTCGGCAGTCGCCTCGAAGCAGTGGATCGACCGGATGCGCTTCTTCCTGAACCTCGACCCGGGAGGGTGCTGGGTCGCAGTGCGGGACGATGCGGGCGTCGGCGAAGTAGTCGGATTCGCCATCTCGCAGAACCGCGGACGTCTGTGGTTCCTCGCGACCTACGGTGTGCTGCCGAGCCATCGGAGACTGGGCATCGGCAAGCGCCTGATGGACGCCGCTCTCGCTCATGCCGGGGGTCGCCCCGGCATCTTCTCCTCCAGTGTCCACCCAGGCGCCACCCGTCGGTACCGGCTGGCGGGTTTCTCCCTCCACCCGCAGATGCGGATGATCGGCACCGTCGACCGGTCCACGCTCCCCATGGTCGACGGCCTCCAGGAGGGCCGGGCGGACGACTTCGAGTGGATGGACCGCCTGGACCAGGATCTGCGTGTCGCGGGCCACGGCCCCGACCACGGCTACATGCTCGGCACCCTGCGGCTTGTCGTGTCCCGGGACAGGGCGAGGCCCGGATACGTCTACCTCGACGATCACGGGCGGGCGTCGCTGCTGGCTGCCGCGCACCCGGAGACCGCACAGAAGCTGTTGTGGGAAGCCCTGGCCGTGTCACAAGGAAGAACCTTGGTCAACTGCATCACCACCCCCAATGAGTGGGCGATCGACGTCGGCCTGGCCGCCCGTCTCGACATCGGCCAAGAGGGGTACATCGCCGTCCGTGGCATGCCGGTCCCGGCACCGTACCTCGCCAGCGGGCACCTCCTCTGA
- the hemC gene encoding hydroxymethylbilane synthase yields the protein MASPDPIRIVSRSSPMALAQAERVRTELAALHPGITTEVVPVTTSGDRWLGDLSKLGGKGAFTKEVDAALLAGDADLAVHCVKDIPADRPLPAGTAFVAFLKRDDIRDALVHPDGLTLDELPPGTRIGTSSVRRVAQLAASHPHLKCVPMRGNANRRLEKLAAGDADALLLATSGLQRIGRGDVITEILSVETMCPPIGAGILALQCREDDTATIDTVSALGDRNAWREATAERMLLHVLQGHCNSPIAGYARSERNGDLSLRACVFSPDGKTVLNAHEWAGPLDPATLGTSVAVALLRQGARELIDSIARSTTRH from the coding sequence ATGGCCTCACCCGATCCGATCCGTATCGTCTCCCGTTCCTCACCGATGGCCCTGGCCCAGGCGGAGCGTGTCCGTACCGAACTCGCCGCGCTCCACCCCGGGATCACCACCGAAGTCGTCCCCGTCACCACCTCCGGCGACCGCTGGCTCGGTGACCTGTCCAAGCTCGGCGGCAAGGGCGCGTTCACCAAGGAAGTCGACGCCGCCCTTCTCGCCGGTGACGCGGACCTGGCCGTGCACTGCGTCAAGGACATCCCCGCGGACCGGCCGCTCCCGGCCGGCACCGCCTTCGTCGCCTTCCTCAAACGCGACGACATCCGAGACGCCCTCGTTCACCCGGACGGGCTCACCCTGGACGAGCTGCCCCCAGGGACCCGGATCGGCACCTCATCCGTACGCCGAGTCGCTCAACTGGCCGCCTCCCACCCGCACCTGAAGTGCGTACCGATGCGCGGTAACGCCAACCGCCGGCTGGAGAAACTCGCCGCGGGCGACGCGGACGCCCTGCTGCTCGCCACCTCCGGACTCCAACGCATCGGCCGTGGCGACGTGATCACCGAGATCCTCTCGGTCGAGACGATGTGCCCGCCCATCGGAGCGGGCATCCTGGCCCTGCAGTGCCGCGAGGACGACACTGCCACCATCGACACGGTGTCCGCCCTCGGTGACCGGAACGCCTGGCGCGAAGCCACCGCCGAGCGAATGCTCCTCCATGTCCTCCAGGGCCACTGCAACTCCCCCATCGCCGGTTACGCCCGCTCCGAACGCAACGGCGATCTGTCACTGCGCGCCTGTGTCTTCAGCCCGGACGGCAAGACGGTCCTCAACGCCCATGAGTGGGCCGGCCCGCTGGACCCGGCAACACTCGGCACCTCCGTCGCGGTGGCGCTGCTGCGGCAGGGAGCACGCGAACTGATCGACAGCATCGCGCGGTCGACCACCCGCCATTGA
- a CDS encoding MarR family winged helix-turn-helix transcriptional regulator: MTVDNPHTTRDEAIGIIQRELTAFSRRARSKSAEMHPELSLVAFSILDLLAQRGGCRGSELATHFRLDKSTVSRQVADLERRGLLVRETAADDHRGQTLRPSAAGLRAVSDAAERRRKAFAVRFTDWGDDELDQFARCLERYNAVP; this comes from the coding sequence ATGACTGTGGACAACCCCCACACCACCCGCGACGAGGCGATCGGCATCATCCAGCGCGAGCTCACCGCGTTCTCCCGGCGCGCCCGCAGCAAGTCCGCCGAGATGCACCCCGAACTGTCCCTGGTGGCCTTCAGCATCCTGGACCTGCTCGCCCAGCGCGGCGGCTGCCGTGGCAGCGAGCTCGCCACCCACTTCCGGCTCGACAAGTCCACGGTGAGCCGCCAGGTCGCCGACTTGGAGCGCCGCGGTCTCCTGGTCAGGGAAACCGCCGCCGACGATCACCGGGGCCAGACCCTGCGCCCGTCGGCCGCCGGACTGCGTGCCGTGAGCGACGCGGCGGAGCGCCGCCGCAAGGCCTTCGCAGTCCGCTTCACGGACTGGGGCGACGACGAACTCGACCAGTTCGCCCGCTGCTTGGAGCGCTACAACGCCGTGCCGTAG
- a CDS encoding helix-turn-helix transcriptional regulator — translation MTTDLLVGRATECEAIDAFLARLRAGDGGVLVLRGEPGAGKSALLRYATRAAGPARVLRVVGAEPEAGMAFAALHQLLLPVVEFADGLPEVQREAVRGALGLAAATGAQDRFLVSAGVLSLLAEAAGSQGLLCVVDDFQWVDRASADALLFAARRLGADRVGLIVATRETAEARHALRGMPDLRPAGLDAEGAAQVLAARVAVSPAPDVVARITAATGGNPLALHETAMLLTEDQLIGRAALPDPLPLGDGSHAVYGEQIEQLPDDTRLVLLAAALEGRGEPGVIFDAAGRLGVPPGALDAAEAAGLVVADPAQVRFRHPLIRAAVHEAASPPERRAAHTALAEALAAAGDTDRQARHRGAAALGPDESIAAELAAAAHRDRERGGYASAAEALQWSARLTPDEGTRARRLTDAAAAAWLSGRPGQAQSALAKAREVAREPGLLAELGGLRGRFELISGDAAEALRVLLAAADQALDAGARGLGLLGDAAEAAFCVGDLDAFVRIGRRAETLSEVFLRDVLAGAGALLGGDAGGGVPLLRRALAAVREDEPDAATLLWAATAASLLGETDTAAGFGARAGRVARVSGMAGTLPVVLETSATAERMNSRFALSAALSEEGLALARETGVTNSAAAHLANLAVCAALRGHEDDCRSYAQQALAVAIPHRLGLRVGVASYALGLLDLGLGRFEQAHERFTALTQAGPGAGHPVAVWGSTADRVEAAVAAGEHEEARTAVAFLEQWSAHAASPRARALLARCRALVTDDESAVPKLEEAIALLAGDAGAEYDRARTALLLGERLRRDRRATDARPHLRLAAETFRRLGAASWESRAEGELRAAGEAAVRAEPAALGELTPQELRIARLVAEGASNRDVAARLFLSPRTVEYHLYKVYPKLGISSRTDLARLFR, via the coding sequence ATGACGACGGACCTGCTGGTGGGGCGAGCCACCGAGTGCGAGGCGATCGATGCGTTCCTGGCGCGGCTTCGGGCCGGAGACGGCGGAGTCCTCGTCCTGCGCGGCGAACCCGGGGCCGGGAAGTCGGCCCTGCTGCGGTATGCCACCCGGGCAGCCGGTCCGGCCCGCGTGCTCCGGGTCGTCGGTGCCGAGCCCGAGGCCGGAATGGCCTTCGCCGCTCTGCATCAACTCCTCCTGCCCGTAGTGGAGTTCGCCGACGGGCTGCCCGAGGTTCAGCGGGAGGCCGTGCGTGGCGCCCTCGGACTGGCCGCGGCCACCGGAGCCCAGGACCGGTTCCTCGTCTCCGCCGGGGTGCTGTCCCTGCTCGCGGAGGCCGCGGGGTCACAAGGGCTGCTCTGCGTCGTCGACGACTTCCAGTGGGTCGACCGGGCCTCCGCCGACGCCCTGCTGTTCGCCGCCCGCCGTCTCGGCGCGGACCGGGTCGGGCTGATCGTCGCCACCCGGGAGACCGCGGAAGCACGCCACGCCCTGCGCGGAATGCCGGACCTGCGGCCGGCGGGGCTGGACGCGGAAGGCGCGGCCCAGGTGCTTGCCGCCCGGGTGGCGGTATCGCCGGCGCCGGACGTCGTCGCCCGGATCACCGCCGCCACCGGCGGCAATCCGCTCGCCCTGCACGAGACCGCCATGCTTCTGACGGAAGATCAGCTGATCGGGCGTGCGGCGTTGCCGGACCCCCTGCCGCTCGGTGACGGCAGCCACGCCGTCTACGGCGAACAGATCGAACAGCTCCCCGACGACACCCGCCTCGTCCTCCTTGCCGCCGCCCTCGAAGGCCGGGGCGAGCCCGGAGTGATCTTCGACGCGGCCGGACGGCTCGGTGTACCACCGGGGGCCCTGGACGCCGCCGAGGCGGCCGGTCTTGTGGTGGCCGACCCGGCGCAGGTCAGGTTCCGGCACCCGCTGATCCGCGCCGCCGTGCACGAGGCTGCGAGCCCCCCGGAGCGCCGCGCGGCTCACACCGCACTGGCCGAGGCCCTTGCGGCGGCCGGGGACACCGACCGGCAGGCCAGGCACCGGGGCGCCGCCGCGCTCGGCCCGGACGAGAGCATCGCCGCGGAACTGGCGGCGGCGGCCCACCGGGACCGCGAACGGGGAGGCTACGCGAGCGCCGCCGAAGCCCTGCAGTGGTCCGCCCGGCTGACACCCGACGAGGGCACACGGGCCCGTCGGCTGACGGACGCGGCGGCCGCGGCATGGCTCAGTGGCCGACCCGGCCAGGCGCAGAGCGCACTGGCCAAGGCCCGCGAGGTGGCCCGCGAACCAGGCCTGCTCGCCGAACTCGGCGGTCTGCGGGGCCGGTTCGAACTCATTTCGGGAGATGCGGCGGAGGCCCTGCGTGTCCTCCTGGCCGCGGCCGACCAGGCCCTGGATGCCGGAGCCAGGGGCCTCGGGCTGCTGGGCGACGCCGCCGAGGCCGCGTTCTGCGTCGGTGACCTCGACGCTTTCGTACGGATCGGCCGACGCGCCGAGACACTGTCCGAGGTGTTCCTGCGCGATGTCCTGGCCGGGGCCGGGGCCCTGCTGGGCGGGGATGCCGGAGGTGGCGTCCCCCTGCTGCGCCGGGCCCTCGCGGCGGTGCGGGAGGACGAGCCCGACGCCGCGACCCTGCTGTGGGCTGCCACAGCGGCAAGCCTTCTGGGCGAGACCGACACCGCGGCCGGGTTCGGCGCCCGGGCGGGGCGGGTGGCCAGAGTGTCCGGGATGGCGGGGACGCTGCCGGTCGTTCTGGAGACCTCGGCCACAGCCGAACGTATGAACAGCCGGTTCGCGCTCAGCGCCGCGCTCTCCGAGGAGGGCCTGGCCCTGGCCCGGGAAACCGGTGTCACCAACTCCGCCGCCGCGCATCTGGCGAACCTGGCGGTCTGCGCCGCCCTGCGCGGCCACGAGGACGACTGCCGCTCGTACGCCCAGCAGGCCCTGGCCGTCGCCATCCCGCACCGGCTCGGGCTGCGCGTCGGTGTCGCCTCCTACGCGCTGGGACTGCTCGACCTCGGTCTCGGCCGGTTCGAGCAGGCCCATGAACGGTTCACCGCCCTCACCCAGGCAGGCCCCGGCGCCGGGCACCCGGTCGCCGTCTGGGGTTCCACCGCCGACCGGGTCGAGGCCGCGGTGGCCGCCGGGGAGCACGAGGAGGCCCGTACGGCCGTGGCGTTCCTGGAGCAGTGGTCGGCCCATGCTGCGTCCCCGCGCGCACGGGCGCTGCTCGCCCGCTGCCGGGCCCTGGTCACGGACGACGAGTCCGCCGTGCCGAAGCTCGAGGAGGCGATCGCGCTGCTCGCCGGCGACGCGGGGGCCGAGTACGACCGCGCCCGCACCGCGCTGCTCCTCGGTGAGCGGCTGCGCCGGGACCGCCGGGCCACGGACGCCCGCCCGCATCTGCGGCTCGCCGCGGAGACCTTCCGACGGCTCGGCGCCGCCTCGTGGGAGAGCCGCGCCGAAGGCGAGCTGCGGGCGGCCGGTGAGGCCGCGGTCCGCGCCGAGCCGGCGGCACTCGGCGAACTCACCCCGCAGGAGCTGCGGATCGCCCGGCTGGTCGCCGAGGGCGCCTCCAACAGGGATGTGGCGGCACGGCTGTTCCTCAGCCCGCGCACCGTCGAGTACCACCTGTACAAGGTCTATCCGAAGCTCGGTATCTCCTCGCGTACGGATCTCGCCCGGCTGTTCCGGTAG
- a CDS encoding alpha/beta fold hydrolase, whose product MTAEGQLIEVGGVELWAEEFGDPSHPAVFLIPGSMSQGVLWPDKLVGRIAAAGHRVIRYDHRDTGRSTALDFDTYPYTWAALKDDAVGLLDALGIERAHVVGHSAGGLLAQWIADEHPERVRSLTVIGSSPLGDREGQVIVRAMLGEPQPEGSLPEPLPAFLEMLRKMAVDPPPVTRAEMIDFGIEMARVLHGDVLPFDEDAQRRLEERVYDRARDPRSTANHQRAAMADMEFEPTGALEKVTAPTLVVEGTCEPVKPGHGRLIAEAIAGARLVMIPGMGHMITPETAGPVTDVVLAHLAAAVR is encoded by the coding sequence TTGACTGCTGAAGGACAGCTGATCGAGGTCGGCGGCGTCGAACTGTGGGCGGAGGAGTTCGGTGATCCGTCCCACCCGGCGGTGTTCCTCATACCGGGCTCGATGAGCCAGGGCGTGCTGTGGCCCGACAAACTCGTGGGACGGATCGCGGCCGCGGGCCACCGGGTGATCCGGTACGACCACCGGGACACCGGCCGCTCCACGGCCTTGGACTTCGACACCTACCCGTACACCTGGGCGGCCCTCAAGGACGACGCCGTGGGACTGCTCGACGCCCTCGGCATCGAGCGTGCCCATGTCGTCGGCCACTCGGCGGGCGGCCTGCTCGCCCAGTGGATCGCCGACGAGCACCCCGAGCGGGTGCGGTCGCTCACCGTGATCGGCTCCTCCCCACTCGGTGACCGCGAGGGCCAGGTGATCGTACGGGCGATGCTGGGGGAGCCACAGCCCGAGGGCAGCCTGCCGGAACCGCTCCCGGCGTTCCTGGAGATGCTCCGGAAGATGGCCGTGGACCCGCCACCGGTCACCCGTGCCGAGATGATCGACTTCGGGATCGAGATGGCGCGGGTGCTCCACGGTGACGTTCTGCCGTTCGACGAGGACGCCCAGAGGCGCCTCGAGGAGCGGGTGTACGACCGGGCCCGTGACCCGCGCTCCACGGCGAACCACCAGCGGGCGGCGATGGCGGACATGGAGTTCGAGCCGACCGGCGCACTGGAGAAGGTGACGGCACCGACGCTCGTCGTCGAGGGCACGTGCGAGCCCGTCAAGCCGGGGCACGGTCGGCTCATCGCCGAAGCGATCGCCGGGGCCCGGCTGGTGATGATCCCCGGCATGGGGCACATGATCACGCCGGAGACGGCCGGCCCTGTGACGGACGTGGTACTGGCGCACCTGGCCGCGGCGGTCCGCTGA
- a CDS encoding ROK family protein, with amino-acid sequence MNGKETTTRTRLERGRSALGPALELVHTGRAPTRAVLTAELGVTRATAGAVAAELEALGLIQVDSRPGSAAGSQGRPSHRLAVNDKGPVVLAAQVHTDGFRAALVGLGGRIVATAPGSMTVSEDPAQVLEAVVDAGATLLKGTGRRCLGAGLAVPSAVAEPEGTALNPLHLAWRAGAPVRDIFAERVRAAGITGPVPAFAGNDINLAALAEHRHGAGRGARHLLCVATGHRGVGGALVLDGRLHSGSSGLALEVGHLTVNPEGRPCHCGSRGCLDVETDPLAFLTVAGRRPGPEVSLLQQSRDLLRTEYDDPAVRAAAEELIDRLGLGLAGLVNILNPDRIILGGLHRALLDADPERLRAVVADHSLWGRSGSVPILACTLDHNSLVGAAELAWQPVLDDPLAVVAQS; translated from the coding sequence ATGAACGGCAAGGAGACGACCACCCGGACGAGACTGGAGAGGGGCCGGAGCGCACTCGGCCCCGCGCTCGAACTGGTCCACACGGGCCGCGCCCCCACCCGTGCCGTTCTCACCGCGGAACTCGGTGTCACGCGCGCCACCGCGGGCGCGGTCGCTGCCGAGCTGGAGGCGCTCGGCCTCATCCAGGTCGACTCCCGGCCCGGCTCGGCCGCAGGCTCGCAGGGCCGTCCCTCGCACCGGCTCGCCGTGAACGACAAGGGGCCCGTCGTGCTCGCCGCCCAGGTGCACACGGACGGCTTCCGGGCCGCGTTGGTCGGCCTCGGCGGGCGGATCGTGGCGACCGCGCCCGGCAGCATGACCGTCTCGGAGGACCCCGCCCAGGTCCTGGAGGCGGTGGTCGACGCCGGCGCCACGCTCCTGAAGGGCACCGGGAGGCGCTGCCTGGGCGCCGGACTGGCCGTGCCGTCCGCCGTGGCCGAGCCGGAGGGCACCGCCCTGAACCCGCTCCATCTGGCCTGGCGGGCGGGTGCGCCCGTACGGGACATCTTCGCGGAGCGGGTCCGGGCCGCGGGCATCACAGGCCCCGTCCCCGCCTTCGCCGGCAACGACATCAACCTCGCCGCCCTGGCCGAGCACCGGCACGGGGCCGGGCGCGGCGCCCGCCATCTGCTCTGCGTGGCCACCGGTCACCGGGGCGTCGGCGGCGCCCTGGTCCTCGACGGGCGGCTGCATTCCGGCAGTTCCGGCCTGGCCCTGGAGGTCGGCCACCTCACCGTCAACCCGGAGGGGCGCCCCTGCCACTGCGGAAGCCGGGGCTGCCTCGATGTCGAGACGGACCCGCTGGCCTTCCTCACGGTGGCGGGGCGCCGTCCGGGCCCGGAGGTCTCCCTGCTCCAGCAGTCCCGCGATCTGCTCCGTACGGAGTACGACGACCCGGCCGTACGGGCCGCCGCCGAGGAACTGATCGACCGCCTGGGCCTCGGGCTCGCGGGCCTGGTCAACATCCTCAACCCGGACCGCATCATCCTCGGCGGACTTCACCGTGCGCTGCTCGACGCCGACCCGGAGCGGCTGCGTGCCGTTGTCGCCGACCACAGCCTGTGGGGGCGCAGCGGCAGCGTGCCCATCCTGGCCTGCACGCTCGACCACAACAGCCTGGTGGGCGCCGCCGAACTGGCCTGGCAGCCGGTGCTGGACGATCCACTTGCCGTAGTCGCCCAGAGCTAG
- a CDS encoding ATP-binding protein has protein sequence MISQPSGHCTVELQALPSRIGQVRRIVSAQLRYWHLDPLIEQATLGVTELLTNVHLHAQPDKICTVDIELLLDQLTVSVHDHDPRVPDVPDSEPLSTSGRGLTLVAALSDSWGVRPRDEGKTVWFALRAPSPLTSRPSRPLYGAVAEGPFAEVEEPARARRLAARSAVVR, from the coding sequence GTGATCAGCCAGCCGAGCGGGCACTGCACGGTGGAGCTCCAGGCCCTGCCGTCGCGGATCGGTCAAGTCCGCAGAATCGTATCGGCGCAGTTGCGCTACTGGCATCTCGATCCACTGATCGAGCAAGCCACCCTGGGCGTCACCGAGTTGCTCACCAACGTGCATCTGCACGCCCAGCCGGACAAGATCTGCACCGTCGACATCGAGCTGCTGCTCGACCAGCTCACGGTGTCCGTCCACGACCACGACCCACGCGTGCCCGACGTACCAGACTCCGAGCCCCTGTCCACCTCGGGCCGTGGCCTCACGCTCGTCGCCGCGCTCAGCGACAGCTGGGGCGTACGACCGCGCGACGAGGGCAAGACCGTGTGGTTCGCCCTGCGCGCCCCGTCGCCGCTGACGTCGCGGCCCTCCCGCCCGCTGTACGGGGCGGTCGCCGAAGGCCCGTTCGCCGAGGTCGAGGAACCCGCCCGGGCGCGCAGGCTCGCCGCGCGGTCGGCCGTGGTGCGCTGA
- a CDS encoding PLP-dependent cysteine synthase family protein — MGTTGQVRDSSATATVDVDRSDPEYRAWLKEAVRKVQADANRSADTHLLRFPLPEQWGIDLYLKDESTHPTGSLKHRLARSLFLYGLCNGWIRPGKPVIEASSGSTAVSEAYFAKLIGVPFIAVMPRTTSPEKCRLIEFHGGQCHFVDDSRKLYEESAALADRTGGHYMDQFTYAERATDWRGNNNIAESIYQQLKLERYPEPAWIVATAGTGGTSATVARYVHYMQYDTRVCVPDPENSCFFEGWTTHNPYATSDCGSRIEGIGRPRMEPSFLPGAIDRMMKVPDAASVAAVRALEAAIGRKAGGSTGTGLWSSLKIVAEMVAEGRKGSVVTLLCDPGDRYLDKYYSDDWLAEQGLDIAPYTEAIDHFLATGIWQD; from the coding sequence ATGGGTACCACCGGACAGGTACGCGACAGCTCGGCGACGGCCACTGTCGACGTGGATCGCAGCGACCCGGAGTACCGGGCCTGGCTCAAGGAGGCCGTGCGCAAGGTGCAGGCCGACGCCAACCGATCGGCCGACACCCATCTGCTGCGTTTCCCGCTTCCCGAGCAATGGGGCATCGACCTGTACCTGAAGGACGAGTCCACCCATCCGACCGGCAGTCTCAAGCACCGTCTGGCGCGCTCGCTCTTCCTGTACGGCCTGTGCAACGGCTGGATCCGGCCGGGCAAGCCGGTCATCGAGGCGTCCAGTGGATCGACCGCGGTCTCCGAGGCGTACTTCGCGAAGCTGATCGGGGTGCCGTTCATCGCGGTGATGCCGCGCACCACCAGCCCCGAGAAGTGCAGGCTGATCGAGTTCCACGGCGGGCAGTGTCACTTCGTGGACGACTCCCGGAAGTTGTACGAGGAGTCCGCCGCCCTCGCCGACCGGACCGGTGGCCATTACATGGACCAGTTCACCTACGCCGAGCGGGCCACCGACTGGCGCGGCAACAACAACATCGCCGAATCGATCTATCAGCAGCTGAAGCTGGAGCGCTACCCGGAACCCGCCTGGATCGTCGCCACGGCCGGCACCGGCGGCACCTCGGCGACCGTTGCGCGCTACGTCCACTACATGCAGTACGACACCCGGGTCTGCGTCCCCGACCCCGAGAACTCCTGCTTCTTCGAGGGCTGGACCACCCACAACCCGTACGCCACCAGCGACTGCGGCTCCCGTATCGAGGGCATCGGACGGCCCCGGATGGAGCCCAGCTTCCTACCCGGCGCCATAGACCGCATGATGAAGGTCCCGGACGCGGCCAGTGTCGCCGCCGTGCGCGCGCTGGAGGCGGCCATCGGCCGCAAGGCGGGCGGTTCCACCGGTACCGGGCTGTGGAGCTCGCTGAAGATCGTCGCGGAGATGGTGGCCGAGGGGCGCAAGGGCAGTGTGGTCACCCTGCTCTGCGACCCGGGCGACCGCTACCTCGACAAGTACTACTCCGACGACTGGCTCGCCGAACAGGGTCTGGACATCGCTCCGTACACCGAGGCGATCGACCATTTCCTCGCCACGGGGATCTGGCAGGACTGA
- a CDS encoding SRPBCC family protein, whose translation MAHRLRSVALDFVESAPLRLVFAVEVSADAGAVYEALVDDVETWPAWWSAVTRIRPYPDGSGREVWLRGGARSRETIMAREPAERYAYRVDVTNVPGTHALLEEWRLRSTGTGTRVQWTLAAAGTAPFLFTARLGRAALGRSFRDGVRKLDRRLGG comes from the coding sequence ATGGCTCACCGACTCCGTTCCGTGGCGCTCGACTTCGTCGAGTCGGCGCCGCTGCGCCTCGTCTTCGCCGTGGAGGTCTCCGCCGACGCCGGGGCGGTGTACGAAGCATTGGTCGACGACGTCGAGACCTGGCCCGCGTGGTGGAGCGCAGTGACCCGGATCCGCCCGTACCCGGACGGCTCGGGCCGCGAGGTCTGGCTCAGGGGCGGTGCCCGCTCCCGGGAGACGATCATGGCCAGGGAGCCCGCGGAACGGTACGCCTACCGGGTCGATGTGACCAATGTGCCGGGTACGCACGCCTTGCTGGAGGAGTGGCGGCTGAGGTCCACCGGCACCGGCACCCGGGTGCAGTGGACCCTCGCCGCGGCCGGCACGGCCCCGTTCCTGTTCACGGCGCGGCTCGGCCGGGCGGCTCTCGGCCGGTCCTTCCGCGACGGCGTGCGAAAGCTCGACCGCCGGCTGGGCGGGTGA